A stretch of Abditibacteriota bacterium DNA encodes these proteins:
- a CDS encoding NADH-quinone oxidoreductase subunit B family protein, protein MKLIEQAAGKSPWIIHYDCNSCNGCDIEILACLTPVYDAERFGVVNVGNPKHADILIVSGSVNYRSRRVLENIWREMPGPKVVIAVGACACTGGIFSECYNILGGVDKVLPVDIYVPGCSPRPEAILDAVVLATEKLTTKREELARRQAEHVRKLRAKDPKGGNNAG, encoded by the coding sequence ATGAAACTGATAGAACAGGCGGCAGGCAAGTCTCCTTGGATCATACATTATGACTGCAACAGCTGCAACGGCTGCGACATAGAGATACTGGCGTGCCTGACCCCCGTGTACGACGCCGAGCGCTTTGGCGTGGTGAACGTGGGCAACCCGAAGCACGCCGACATACTCATAGTCTCCGGCTCGGTGAACTACCGCAGCAGGAGAGTGCTGGAAAACATCTGGAGAGAGATGCCGGGCCCCAAGGTGGTCATAGCCGTGGGCGCCTGCGCCTGCACGGGCGGCATCTTTTCCGAGTGCTACAACATACTGGGGGGCGTGGACAAGGTGCTGCCGGTGGACATCTACGTGCCCGGGTGCTCCCCCAGACCCGAGGCCATACTGGACGCCGTGGTGCTGGCCACGGAAAAACTGACCACCAAGCGGGAAGAGCTGGCGAGGCGCCAGGCGGAGCACGTGCGCAAGCTGAGGGCCAAGGACCCGAAGGGAGGCAACAATGCTGGATAA
- a CDS encoding NADH-quinone oxidoreductase subunit H: MTSAIIILITVLFAPLAGAVITGIDRRITARFQSRIGPPVLQPIFDVLKLLGKERVAVNAMQIIYVIGSLVFAILSLLLFVLRSDYLILVFVLAFSTVSLIVGATSVRSPYSKIGAQREIIQILAYEPVIILMVVGMYLVTGSFNIGIILDHSGCLFAQLPLVFVAFCYVLTIKLRKSPFDYSTSHHGHQELIKGLTTEFSGLQLALIEITHWYESVLFIGMLSLFFAHPLWLGILIALGVYFCEIILDNVCARTTWQWMLRFSVVLGFCLALTNIIWLYMKY, from the coding sequence ATGACAAGCGCGATTATCATTCTGATCACGGTGCTTTTCGCTCCCCTGGCAGGCGCCGTCATCACAGGCATAGACCGCAGGATCACAGCCAGATTTCAGAGCAGGATAGGCCCTCCGGTGCTGCAGCCCATATTTGACGTGCTGAAGCTTTTGGGCAAGGAAAGAGTGGCGGTGAACGCCATGCAGATCATCTACGTCATAGGCTCCCTGGTCTTTGCCATCCTCAGCCTGCTCCTGTTTGTGCTGAGGTCGGACTATCTGATACTGGTGTTTGTGCTGGCCTTTTCCACCGTGTCCCTCATAGTGGGCGCCACCAGCGTCCGCTCCCCCTACTCCAAGATAGGGGCCCAGAGGGAGATCATACAGATACTGGCCTACGAGCCCGTGATCATCCTCATGGTGGTGGGCATGTATCTGGTGACCGGCAGCTTCAACATAGGCATCATCCTGGACCACAGCGGCTGCCTGTTTGCCCAGCTGCCCCTGGTGTTCGTGGCCTTTTGCTACGTGCTGACCATCAAGCTGAGAAAGTCGCCCTTTGACTACTCCACCAGCCACCACGGCCACCAGGAGCTCATCAAGGGCCTCACCACCGAGTTCAGCGGCCTGCAGCTGGCCCTCATAGAGATCACCCACTGGTACGAGTCGGTGCTCTTTATCGGCATGCTGTCCCTGTTTTTCGCCCATCCCCTGTGGCTGGGCATCCTGATAGCCCTGGGCGTCTATTTCTGCGAGATCATCCTGGACAACGTGTGCGCCAGGACCACCTGGCAGTGGATGCTGCGCTTTTCGGTGGTGCTGGGCTTTTGTCTGGCCCTGACCAACATCATCTGGCTGTATATGAAGTATTAG
- a CDS encoding NADH-quinone oxidoreductase subunit L has translation MNLLFCCLAVLPLLGLLLTQCFREGRLRNTIVITVSVLMLAAGCLLCIDMLRHQTGPAMAFSPEAARGFSAAVTVLDIALLLYVMWRGVEKRRFTSPLLAGAQLVCLAFLELFISPETEQPFFVDQLSLILLLLAVIIGPLILIFACGYMHVHEGHTEHPGRQHIFFGIIFAFLFAMVMLATADNICWMYTFWEVTTLCSFLLIQFDKTEESVRNAFRTLDLNMLGGLCFIAGIILLALFAHTTSLHDICKIKLAGPVSGNAIAFAVVLLCIAGFTKSAMFPFQSWLLGAMVAPTPVSALLHSSTMVKAGVYLVIRLCPVISGTVLGSIVAAAGGFTFMAASVLAVSESNAKRVLAYSTIANLGLIICCAGIGTKAALGAAILLMIFHAVSKGMLFLAVGTIEQTIGSRNIEDMQGLLKKMPFTTMVTAVGIISMLLPPFGVLLTKWIAIEAAVWSPLVLIFIILGSAFTIVFWAKWIGIISTMSYKPRYVRETTHRCMQTVLSALLALVLFCSCFIGIIYRLLIYSFVEAAMLFNGYSETLRLEASSQSALQLFSMSGDLVGGFAVMAVFLLIFILMLFIPWMVSRTKSEIIRPPYFGGELYGNDIRGIDFVGPGDKIEHVIVRNYYFRGAFGNGTLALLFLSVSIGIILVLVGVTL, from the coding sequence ATGAATCTGCTGTTTTGCTGTCTTGCGGTCCTGCCGCTTCTGGGCCTTTTGCTGACCCAGTGCTTCAGGGAAGGCAGGCTCCGCAATACCATAGTCATCACCGTATCCGTCCTCATGCTGGCCGCCGGCTGCCTGCTGTGCATAGACATGCTGAGGCATCAGACGGGGCCCGCCATGGCCTTTTCGCCGGAGGCGGCCCGGGGCTTTTCCGCCGCAGTCACGGTCCTGGATATCGCCCTGCTCTTATACGTCATGTGGCGGGGCGTGGAAAAGAGGCGCTTTACTTCTCCCCTGCTGGCAGGGGCCCAGCTGGTGTGCCTGGCCTTTCTGGAGCTGTTTATCAGCCCGGAAACGGAGCAGCCCTTTTTCGTGGACCAGCTGTCCCTCATCCTGCTGCTGCTGGCAGTCATCATAGGCCCCCTGATCCTCATATTTGCCTGCGGCTATATGCACGTGCACGAGGGCCACACGGAGCATCCCGGCAGACAGCATATATTCTTCGGCATCATCTTTGCCTTTTTGTTTGCCATGGTCATGCTGGCCACGGCGGACAACATCTGCTGGATGTACACCTTCTGGGAAGTGACCACCCTCTGCTCCTTCCTGCTCATACAGTTTGACAAGACCGAGGAGTCGGTGCGCAACGCCTTCAGGACCCTGGATCTCAACATGCTGGGAGGCCTGTGCTTCATCGCGGGCATCATCCTGCTGGCCCTGTTTGCCCACACCACCTCCCTCCACGACATATGCAAGATCAAGCTGGCCGGGCCCGTGTCCGGCAACGCCATAGCCTTTGCGGTGGTGCTGCTGTGCATAGCGGGCTTTACCAAGTCGGCCATGTTCCCCTTCCAGAGCTGGCTCCTGGGGGCCATGGTGGCCCCTACCCCCGTGTCCGCCCTGCTCCACTCCTCCACCATGGTGAAGGCGGGAGTGTATCTGGTCATCAGGCTGTGCCCGGTGATCTCCGGCACGGTGCTGGGCAGCATAGTGGCGGCGGCGGGAGGCTTTACCTTTATGGCGGCCTCGGTGCTGGCCGTGAGCGAATCCAACGCCAAGAGGGTGCTGGCCTACTCCACCATAGCCAATCTGGGGCTCATCATCTGCTGCGCCGGCATAGGCACCAAGGCGGCCCTGGGAGCCGCCATCCTGCTGATGATATTCCACGCGGTATCCAAGGGCATGCTGTTCCTGGCGGTGGGCACCATAGAGCAGACCATAGGCAGCCGCAACATAGAGGACATGCAGGGGCTGCTGAAAAAGATGCCCTTTACCACCATGGTCACCGCCGTGGGCATCATCTCCATGCTGCTGCCCCCCTTCGGAGTGCTGCTGACCAAATGGATCGCCATAGAGGCGGCGGTGTGGAGCCCTCTGGTGCTGATATTCATCATACTGGGCAGCGCCTTTACCATCGTGTTCTGGGCCAAGTGGATAGGCATCATATCCACCATGTCCTACAAGCCCCGCTACGTGCGGGAGACCACCCACCGCTGCATGCAGACGGTGCTGTCGGCCCTGCTGGCCCTGGTGCTCTTTTGCAGCTGCTTTATAGGCATCATATACAGGCTGCTCATATACAGCTTTGTGGAGGCCGCCATGCTCTTCAACGGCTACTCGGAGACCCTGCGGCTGGAAGCCAGCAGCCAGTCGGCGCTGCAGCTCTTCAGCATGTCGGGAGACCTGGTGGGAGGCTTTGCGGTGATGGCGGTGTTTTTGCTGATATTCATACTCATGCTCTTCATCCCCTGGATGGTGTCAAGGACCAAGTCGGAGATCATTCGTCCGCCCTACTTCGGCGGCGAGCTCTACGGCAATGACATCAGAGGCATAGACTTTGTGGGACCCGGGGACAAGATAGAGCACGTGATAGTGCGCAACTACTACTTCAGAGGGGCATTCGGCAACGGCACCCTGGCCCTGCTGTTTTTGTCCGTGTCCATAGGCATCATACTGGTGCTTGTGGGAGTGACGCTGTAG
- a CDS encoding alginate lyase family protein: MRYLLVAALLLMAAAVVFAQEGPRTPRKEFFLHHLDLSIPELAPIRELAQQDKIAEAERVFAEYVRKHADRQRLIGDWLNKKYTEEEKQALRDRASWVMDYTLSAVGVGYKFPDKKIDWESNHTYNGYKEWTWGLNRHHEWRFLAEYYVATGDEEAAEVYADMLEQWIRQAVVPLNAKSYETNCWRTIEAGLRMQSWTENLYAFLPSPYITDSVITDFAVSIYEHGWRLVNFHHTHNWLLMEMHGVIKLCLLWPFITDTAEWLQFATDTLMGEYKVQNFPDGYQYEMTVGYHGICIENYLAAANTMKQLGAPVPEGYYAGLEPMYEMYCKLARPDKSCPSLNDGNEAWAVATSRKALELFPDNPLFRWFAGKEGAREPDFLSYVFPYAGAVIFRTSWEPDALWAYMDCGPYGWGGHQHDDKLNVLLCAYGKKLIVEAGTYDYDTSDMRAYVLSTRSHNTVMIDGKEQNVRPINDFRPEDINKKADVVWELGPGREWAESQYVQGYGNDWDMTTHRRRLILLKDVPGTEPFLIVCDRFIAPDRRRRTYEQMWHLEECEYTQDASSCRGDFGDGVSLTMLFSDTDGETVNMKGRHEPYFQGWLPGSYAQQNHREVNTPTRTGSFEGSRRLVTVLYPSKGECPIASVTASGDTRSRNLLLNMKDGRVLEIRE; the protein is encoded by the coding sequence ATGAGATATCTGCTTGTCGCGGCCCTGCTGCTCATGGCGGCGGCGGTGGTCTTTGCCCAGGAGGGCCCCAGGACCCCGAGAAAGGAGTTCTTCCTCCACCATCTGGACCTCTCCATACCCGAGCTGGCCCCTATCAGGGAGCTGGCGCAACAGGACAAAATAGCCGAGGCGGAGCGCGTCTTTGCAGAATACGTGCGGAAGCATGCCGACAGACAGCGGCTCATCGGCGACTGGCTGAACAAAAAATACACCGAGGAGGAGAAGCAGGCCCTGCGGGACCGGGCCTCCTGGGTCATGGACTACACCCTGAGCGCCGTGGGCGTGGGCTACAAGTTCCCGGACAAAAAGATCGACTGGGAGTCCAACCACACCTACAACGGCTACAAGGAGTGGACCTGGGGCCTGAACCGCCACCACGAATGGCGTTTTCTGGCTGAGTATTACGTGGCCACCGGCGACGAGGAGGCCGCGGAGGTCTATGCCGACATGCTGGAGCAGTGGATACGGCAGGCGGTGGTGCCCCTGAACGCCAAGAGCTATGAGACCAACTGCTGGCGCACCATAGAGGCGGGCCTGCGGATGCAGTCCTGGACGGAGAACCTCTACGCCTTTTTGCCCTCTCCCTATATCACCGACAGCGTCATCACCGACTTTGCCGTGTCCATCTACGAGCACGGCTGGCGGCTGGTGAACTTTCACCACACCCACAACTGGCTGCTGATGGAGATGCACGGGGTCATCAAGCTGTGCCTGCTGTGGCCCTTCATCACCGACACCGCGGAATGGCTGCAGTTCGCCACCGACACCCTCATGGGGGAATACAAGGTGCAGAACTTCCCCGACGGCTATCAGTACGAGATGACCGTGGGCTATCACGGCATATGCATAGAGAACTATCTGGCCGCCGCCAACACCATGAAGCAGCTGGGGGCCCCGGTGCCCGAGGGCTACTACGCCGGCCTGGAGCCCATGTATGAGATGTATTGCAAGCTGGCCCGCCCGGACAAGAGCTGCCCCTCCCTCAACGACGGCAACGAGGCCTGGGCCGTGGCTACCAGCCGGAAGGCTCTGGAGCTCTTTCCCGACAATCCTCTCTTCCGGTGGTTCGCCGGCAAGGAGGGGGCCCGGGAGCCGGACTTTCTCTCCTACGTGTTCCCCTACGCCGGGGCGGTCATATTCAGAACAAGCTGGGAGCCCGACGCCCTGTGGGCCTACATGGACTGCGGCCCCTACGGCTGGGGAGGGCACCAGCACGACGACAAGCTGAACGTGCTGCTCTGCGCCTACGGCAAAAAGCTGATAGTGGAGGCGGGCACCTATGACTACGACACCTCCGACATGAGGGCCTACGTGCTCTCCACCCGCAGCCACAACACGGTGATGATAGACGGCAAGGAGCAGAACGTGCGGCCCATCAACGACTTCCGGCCCGAGGATATCAACAAAAAGGCCGACGTGGTCTGGGAGCTGGGGCCCGGCCGGGAATGGGCCGAATCCCAATACGTGCAGGGCTACGGCAATGACTGGGATATGACCACCCACCGGCGGCGGCTCATACTCCTGAAGGACGTGCCCGGCACCGAGCCCTTTTTGATAGTCTGCGACAGGTTCATCGCCCCCGACCGCAGGCGGCGGACCTACGAGCAGATGTGGCATCTGGAGGAATGCGAATACACTCAGGACGCCTCCTCCTGCCGGGGGGACTTCGGCGACGGAGTGTCCCTCACCATGCTGTTTTCGGACACGGACGGGGAGACCGTCAATATGAAGGGCCGTCACGAGCCCTACTTCCAGGGCTGGCTGCCCGGCAGCTACGCTCAGCAGAACCACCGGGAGGTGAACACCCCCACCCGCACCGGCTCCTTTGAGGGCAGCCGGCGGCTGGTGACGGTGCTGTATCCCTCCAAGGGCGAGTGCCCCATAGCCTCTGTGACTGCCTCCGGCGACACCCGCAGCCGCAACCTGCTGCTCAACATGAAGGACGGCCGGGTGCTGGAGATCAGGGAATAA
- a CDS encoding alginate lyase family protein: MKALFVLALLVMAAAVFAQQGPRTTRQDFFLHHLDLSIPELAPIRELAEQNKIAEAEHVFAEYVRKHADRELLIGNWLNKKYTDKEKADLKKKAQAGLSYTVSSQGVSYTFEDHKIDWESNHTYNNYMEWTWGINRHAEWRDLAMYYVATGDEKAAEVYADQFESWIRQAIVPENALSYETCCWRTIETGLRMQRWTENLYAFLPSPYITDSLITDFAVSVYEHGWRLVNFHHTHNWLLMEMHGVIKLCLLWPFITDTEEWMKFATDTLIGEYKVQNFPDGYQYEMTVGYHGVCISNYLAAANTMKQLGAAVPEGYYAGLEPMYEMYCKLARPDRVCPALNDGGQANAASTSAAALELFPDNPLFRWYAGKEGAREPDFLSYVFPYAGAVIFRTSWKPDAVWAYMDCGPYGWGGHQHDDKLNVLLYAYGKRMLTEGGTYSYDASDMRDYVLSTRSHNTVLIDSKGQNVRPINDFKPEDINKKADVAWQLRPDRDWAESQYVQGYGDDWDMTTHRRRLIMLKDVPGTEPFLVVCDRFIAPDRRQRTYEQMWHLEDCEYTQDASSCRADFGDGVSLTMLFSDTDGETVNMIGRHEPYFQGWLPGSYAKQNHKEINTPTRKGSFEGGRRLVTVLYPSKGECPIASVTASGDTRSRNLVLNMKDGRRIEIGELDGQSGEDVCGPED; encoded by the coding sequence ATGAAAGCATTATTTGTATTGGCGCTGCTCGTTATGGCGGCGGCGGTCTTTGCCCAGCAGGGGCCCAGGACCACCAGGCAGGACTTTTTCCTCCATCATCTGGACCTCTCCATACCGGAGCTGGCCCCCATCAGGGAGCTGGCGGAACAGAACAAAATAGCCGAGGCGGAGCACGTCTTTGCCGAATACGTGCGGAAGCACGCGGACCGGGAGCTGCTCATAGGCAACTGGCTGAACAAAAAATACACCGACAAGGAAAAGGCCGATCTCAAAAAGAAGGCCCAGGCGGGCCTGAGCTACACCGTGTCCAGCCAGGGCGTCAGCTACACCTTTGAGGACCACAAGATCGACTGGGAGTCCAACCACACCTACAACAATTATATGGAGTGGACCTGGGGCATCAACCGCCATGCGGAATGGCGGGACCTGGCCATGTATTACGTGGCTACCGGCGACGAAAAAGCGGCGGAGGTCTATGCGGACCAGTTTGAGAGCTGGATCCGGCAGGCCATAGTGCCCGAGAACGCCCTGAGCTACGAGACCTGCTGCTGGCGCACCATAGAGACCGGCCTCAGGATGCAGCGCTGGACGGAGAACCTCTACGCCTTTTTGCCCTCTCCCTATATCACCGACAGCCTCATCACCGACTTTGCCGTGTCCGTGTATGAGCACGGCTGGCGGCTGGTGAACTTTCACCACACCCACAACTGGCTGCTGATGGAGATGCACGGGGTCATCAAGCTGTGCCTGCTGTGGCCCTTCATCACCGACACCGAGGAGTGGATGAAGTTCGCCACCGACACCCTCATTGGCGAATACAAGGTGCAGAATTTCCCCGACGGCTACCAGTACGAGATGACCGTGGGCTACCACGGAGTGTGCATCAGCAACTATCTGGCCGCCGCCAACACCATGAAGCAGCTGGGGGCTGCGGTGCCCGAGGGCTACTATGCCGGCCTGGAGCCCATGTATGAGATGTATTGCAAGCTGGCCCGCCCCGACAGGGTCTGCCCCGCTCTCAACGACGGAGGACAGGCCAACGCCGCCTCTACCAGCGCGGCGGCCCTGGAGCTCTTCCCGGACAACCCTCTCTTCCGGTGGTATGCCGGCAAGGAAGGGGCCCGGGAGCCGGACTTCCTCTCCTACGTGTTCCCCTACGCGGGGGCGGTCATATTCCGCACCAGCTGGAAGCCCGACGCGGTGTGGGCCTACATGGACTGCGGCCCCTACGGCTGGGGAGGCCATCAGCACGACGACAAGCTGAACGTGCTGCTCTACGCCTACGGCAAGAGGATGCTCACCGAGGGAGGCACCTATTCCTACGACGCTTCGGACATGAGGGACTACGTGCTCTCCACCCGCAGCCACAACACCGTGCTCATAGACAGCAAGGGCCAGAACGTGCGGCCCATCAACGACTTCAAGCCGGAGGACATCAACAAGAAGGCCGACGTGGCCTGGCAGCTCAGGCCCGACAGGGACTGGGCGGAATCCCAATACGTGCAGGGCTACGGCGACGACTGGGATATGACCACCCACCGGCGCCGGCTCATCATGCTGAAGGACGTGCCCGGCACCGAGCCTTTTTTGGTGGTCTGCGACAGGTTCATCGCTCCCGACCGGCGGCAGCGGACCTATGAGCAGATGTGGCACCTGGAGGACTGCGAATACACTCAGGACGCCTCCTCCTGCCGGGCCGACTTCGGCGACGGAGTGTCCCTCACCATGCTGTTTTCGGACACGGACGGGGAGACCGTCAATATGATAGGCCGCCACGAGCCCTATTTCCAGGGCTGGCTGCCGGGGAGCTACGCCAAGCAAAACCACAAGGAGATCAATACTCCCACCCGCAAGGGCTCCTTTGAGGGCGGCCGGCGGCTGGTGACGGTGCTGTATCCCTCCAAGGGCGAGTGCCCCATAGCCTCGGTGACGGCCTCCGGGGACACCCGCAGCCGCAATCTGGTGCTCAATATGAAGGACGGCCGCAGGATAGAGATAGGCGAGCTGGACGGACAGTCCGGCGAAGACGTCTGCGGCCCGGAAGACTGA